One region of Quercus lobata isolate SW786 chromosome 2, ValleyOak3.0 Primary Assembly, whole genome shotgun sequence genomic DNA includes:
- the LOC115977685 gene encoding ferric reduction oxidase 7, chloroplastic-like, with product MAVDEFLHSSQHPLLHSNGAHAHNTNNNNKNIIFVSLAKWVLKVTMWVVFLAWVIFLFLFPTDFGTGLYDDWVDATSGTLFGETGSVLLLYSGPIIIIAFLAVPYLLLSGEDQLQVKEKKTPKFRLWTFPVLVDGPLGVVSAAELIGIILFIVFVIWAVYSYTVVNFEILPSYGDDLTLEEKRVFMLQMSAYSFGLIGLTCLAFLFLPVARGSILLRLIDIPFEHAIRYHVWVGNLTMFLLTLHGLCYMIVWAIRGIIPSEIIEWKSDGGANFAGVICYLFGLLIWVTTLPPVRKRYFELFYYTHHLYVLFIIFFALHVGDTYFSKAAGGIFLFMLDRFLRFWQSRTNVNVISTTCYPCGTVKLVLSKPGNLQYNALSFIFLRMREISWLQWHPFSVSSSPSDGKYHISVLIKAVGDWTEKLRGKVSEESKIELPFQPHSEILASVEGPYGHESPYHLMYEKLILVAGGSGISPFLAILSDILHRTKQKKLSVPRHVLLVWAVKRSNELSLFSTNDMKSICPSFSNQLNIEIQTYVTRESEPSLEENLVHKATSSSAFSVSKGGGISVLVGTGNKLWAGSYVIISTVGFVITLGLLNICYLNPFSISYWWYRGILLLACMVISVCIFGGLMVGLWHLWGKRTSARGEGDEDGEKFNMRQHIEGVTDEDLSLGTFAHSYFVRYGCRPDFKEIFGSISDRWGHADVGVIVCGPPTLQSSVAKECRSQSLKRRSSHPIFHFNSHSFDL from the exons atggCCGTCGATGAATTTTTACACTCTTCTCAACACCCTCTTCTTCATTCCAATGGAGCTCATGCCCACAACaccaataacaacaataaaaacatcatctttGTATCATTGGCTAAATGGGTTCTCAAAGTTACCATGTGGGTTGTATTCCTTGCATGGGTTATTTTCTTATTTCTCTTTCCTACAGACTTTGGGACTGGACTCTATGATGACTGGGTTGATGCAACCAGTGGAACCCTCTTTGGGGAGACAG GAAGTGTGTTGCTCTTATACAGCGGCCCAATTATCATTATTGCTTTTCTTGCTGTTCCATATCTTCTCCTCTCTGGGGAAGACCAACTACAAGTAAAAGA GAAGAAGACTCCAAAATTCAGATTGTGGACTTTTCCCGTTCTGGTGGATGGACCACTTGGGGTTGTTTCCGCTGCTGAATTGATTGGCATAATCCTCTTTATCGTGTTTGTTATCTGGGCTGTTTATTCTTATACTGTAGTGAACTTTGAAATCCTACCTAGCTATGGTGATGACTTGACCCTCGAAGAAAAGAG GGTTTTTATGTTGCAAATGTCAGCATATTCCTTTGGTTTGATTGGCTTAACTTGCTTGGCTTTTCTGTTTCTCCCAGTTGCAAGGGGATCGATTCTCCTCCGCCTTATTGATATACCTTTTGAGCATGCCATCAGATATCATGTGTGGGTGGGAAATCTCACAATGTTCCTCCTTACTCTTCATGGACTTTGCTATATGATTGTTTGGGCAATCCGGGGCATCATACCATCTGAA ATAATAGAGTGGAAAAGTGATGGTGGTGCTAATTTTGCTGGGGTGATCTGCTATTTATTTGGTCTGTTGATATGGGTGACTACACTTCCTCCTGTGAGGAAGCGATATTTTGAGCTTTTCTACTACACACATCACCTCTACGTACTGTTTATCATCTTCTTTGCCTTGCATGTTGGTGATACCTACTTTAGCAAAGCTGCTGGAGGAATATTTCTGTTCATGCTTGATCGCTTTCTAAGGTTTTGGCAGTCACGAACGAATGTCAATGTAATTTCAACTACATGCTATCCATGTGGAACAGTGAAATTGGTGCTTTCAAAACCTGGAA ACTTGCAATACAATGCCCTCAGTTTCATCTTCCTCCGAATGCGTGAAATATCCTGGCTGCAATGGCATCCTTTCAGTGTTTCATCAAGTCCTTCAGATGGTAAATATCATATTTCGGTCCTAATAAAGGCTGTTGGGGACTGGACAGAAAAGCTAAGAGGGAAAGTCTCAGAGGAATCTAAAATAGAGCTACCTTTCCAACCTCATTCCGAGATTTTGGCTTCTGTAGAGGGGCCTTATGGGCATGAATCACCATACCACTTAAT gtaCGAAAAGCTTATATTGGTTGCAGGAGGCAGTGGGATCTCCCCATTCTTAGCTATCTTGAGTGATATTCTCCATCGTACTAAGCAGAAAAAACTTTCTGTACCAAGACATGTCTTACTTGTTTGGGCTGTAAAAAGGTCAAATgagctttctcttttttccacAAATGACATGAAGTCGATCTGTCCATCTTTCTCTAATCAATTGAATATTGAAATTCAAACCTATGTCACTCGAGAATCAGAGCCTTCATTG GAGGAAAATTTAGTTCACAAGGCTACAAGCTCTTCTGCTTTTTCTGTCTCCAAGGGAGGGGGCATATCAGTTTTAGTTGGTACTGGAAATAAGTTATGGGCTGGAAGCTATGTTATCATATCTACAGTTGGGTTTGTTATCACTTTGGGTTTGTTAAACATCTGTTATCTAAACCCTTTTAGTATATCATATTGGTGGTACAGAGGGATTTTGCTTTTAGCATGCATGGTTATAAGCGTTTGCATCTTTGGGGGCCTTATGGTTGGTTTATGGCATCTTTGGGGAAAAAGAACCTCAGCCAGGGGAGAAGGTGATGAAGATGGGGAAAAGTTTAACATGAGGCAGCATATTGAAGGGGTGACAGATGAAGACTTAAGCCTGGGAACTTTTGCTCATTCATATTTTGTACGATATGGTTGCAGACCAGACTTCAAAG AAATTTTTGGATCAATATCAGATCGTTGGGGCCATGCTGATGTGGGTGTCATTGTGTGTGGTCCTCCAACTCTTCAATCAAGTGTTGCTAAAGAGTGTAGATCACAAAGTTTGAAGAGAAGAAGCAGTCACCCAATATTCCATTTCAACAGCCACAGTTTTGATTTATAG